Proteins encoded together in one Paracidovorax wautersii window:
- a CDS encoding DUF4136 domain-containing protein: MTIPRWFPSLCLCFVAAFALGGCASTRVVDSDVRSFSTLSALPAPPTYRLERLPSQTAYAQSFSSIEALAQQSLARVGLQRDDANAKLVLQIGAQGSYTLPAYWPYYGDPFYGRFGWGFGYGGRGGWGLGMGTGWMMDRPPTLHRREVSLVLRDAATQRVVYETSALYEDVWTDDPAIFGILFDAALTGFPQPPAGMRKVRTTIGPVEQRGSGAAPATVAPANAPATATPVPPATPGTVVK, encoded by the coding sequence ATGACGATCCCGCGCTGGTTCCCATCCCTCTGCCTGTGCTTTGTTGCGGCCTTCGCGCTGGGCGGTTGCGCGTCCACCCGCGTGGTGGACAGCGACGTGCGCAGCTTCTCCACCCTGTCGGCGCTGCCGGCGCCCCCCACCTACCGCCTGGAGCGGCTGCCGTCGCAAACGGCCTACGCCCAGTCGTTCTCCTCCATCGAGGCACTGGCCCAGCAGTCGCTGGCGCGCGTGGGCCTGCAGCGTGACGATGCGAACGCCAAGCTGGTGCTGCAGATCGGCGCCCAGGGCAGCTACACCCTGCCGGCCTACTGGCCCTACTACGGCGATCCGTTCTATGGCCGGTTCGGTTGGGGCTTCGGCTACGGCGGCCGCGGCGGCTGGGGCTTGGGAATGGGCACCGGCTGGATGATGGACCGCCCCCCCACCCTGCACCGCCGCGAGGTCAGCCTGGTGCTGCGCGACGCCGCCACGCAGCGCGTGGTGTACGAAACCTCAGCCCTGTACGAGGACGTGTGGACCGACGACCCCGCCATCTTCGGCATCCTCTTCGATGCAGCGCTCACCGGCTTCCCGCAGCCGCCTGCGGGCATGCGCAAGGTGCGCACGACCATCGGCCCGGTCGAGCAGCGCGGAAGCGGCGCCGCGCCGGCCACCGTCGCCCCGGCAAATGCGCCCGCCACCGCCACGCCCGTGCCCCCGGCCACGCCGGGCACGGTGGTGAAGTAA
- a CDS encoding histidine phosphatase family protein: MEATRIIAIRHGETAWNVDTRIQGHLDIPLNDTGLWQAQQVGQALAGEPVAAVYTSDLQRARVTAQAVADSTGAPLVLEPGLRERSFGQLQGRTFAEIETQLPEEARRWRQRDPHFEPEGGESLIVFRERITRITDQLVQRHPGELVVLVAHGGVLDVLYRAATGQELQAPRTWKITNAAINRLLWTESGLTLVGWADTQHLDNASRDEAHS, encoded by the coding sequence ATGGAAGCCACCCGCATCATCGCCATCCGCCACGGTGAAACTGCCTGGAATGTCGACACCCGCATCCAGGGCCATCTGGACATTCCCCTCAACGACACCGGCCTGTGGCAGGCACAGCAGGTGGGCCAGGCGCTGGCCGGCGAGCCCGTCGCGGCGGTCTACACCAGCGACCTGCAGCGTGCGCGGGTCACCGCCCAGGCCGTGGCCGACAGCACCGGCGCCCCTCTGGTGCTGGAACCCGGGCTGCGCGAGCGCAGCTTCGGGCAGTTGCAGGGCCGCACCTTTGCAGAGATCGAGACCCAGTTGCCCGAAGAGGCCCGCCGCTGGCGCCAGCGCGACCCCCACTTCGAGCCCGAGGGCGGCGAATCGCTGATCGTGTTCCGCGAGCGCATCACCCGCATCACCGACCAGCTGGTGCAACGGCACCCGGGCGAACTGGTGGTGCTGGTCGCGCATGGCGGCGTGCTCGACGTGCTGTACCGCGCGGCCACGGGACAGGAGCTGCAGGCGCCCCGCACCTGGAAGATCACCAACGCGGCCATCAACCGCCTGCTGTGGACCGAGAGCGGCCTGACCCTGGTAGGCTGGGCGGATACGCAACACTTGGACAATGCCTCCCGCGATGAAGCCCATTCCTGA
- a CDS encoding DSD1 family PLP-dependent enzyme: protein MKPIPEPLRQSVGQRVDLIDTPALVIDLDAMERNLQRMAEFARKHQVRWRPHAKMHKSAELALLMQRAGASGACVQKVAEAEALAAGGVLDLYISNEVVAPAKLLRVARLAHQLAAKGGRLAIAVDSLEGIQRLAEAMGPASAAAAIDVFVEIDVGQGRCGVQPGEPALALARAVTQHQALRFAGLQAYHGRAQHLHSAADRREAIAEVVQAARATRDLIAAAGIPVPLVTGAGTGTLVHEAASGVYGELQAGSFLFMDADYASNERELAQPAFEHALFVKTQVISRSDTHAVCDAGHKSHAIDSGLPVVALLPPERALQYANGGDEHGILRANDAKARLPAIGRMLWLIPGHCDPTVNLHDFMIGVRGGLAHGVVERIITVDARGALT, encoded by the coding sequence ATGAAGCCCATTCCTGAACCGCTGCGCCAGTCCGTCGGCCAGCGCGTGGACCTGATCGACACCCCCGCCCTCGTCATCGACCTCGACGCCATGGAGCGCAACCTGCAGCGCATGGCCGAGTTCGCCCGCAAGCACCAGGTGCGCTGGCGACCGCATGCCAAGATGCACAAGAGTGCCGAGCTGGCCCTGCTGATGCAGCGCGCGGGCGCATCCGGCGCCTGCGTGCAGAAAGTGGCCGAGGCCGAGGCGCTGGCCGCGGGCGGCGTGCTGGACCTGTACATCAGCAACGAGGTGGTCGCCCCGGCCAAGCTGCTGCGCGTGGCGCGCCTGGCCCACCAACTGGCCGCCAAAGGCGGGCGCCTGGCCATCGCCGTGGACAGCCTGGAAGGCATCCAGCGGCTGGCCGAGGCCATGGGGCCCGCCAGCGCAGCCGCTGCCATCGACGTGTTCGTGGAAATCGACGTGGGCCAGGGCCGCTGCGGCGTGCAGCCCGGCGAACCGGCCCTGGCACTGGCACGCGCCGTGACACAGCACCAGGCCCTGCGCTTTGCCGGACTGCAGGCCTACCATGGCCGCGCTCAGCATCTGCACAGCGCTGCGGACCGCCGCGAAGCCATCGCCGAGGTGGTGCAGGCGGCACGCGCCACGCGCGACCTGATCGCCGCGGCGGGCATCCCCGTGCCCCTGGTCACAGGGGCCGGCACCGGCACGCTGGTGCACGAGGCCGCCAGCGGCGTGTACGGCGAGCTGCAGGCCGGTTCCTTCCTCTTCATGGATGCCGACTACGCTTCCAACGAACGCGAACTGGCCCAGCCCGCCTTCGAACATGCCCTGTTCGTGAAGACGCAGGTCATCTCCCGCTCCGACACGCATGCCGTCTGCGACGCGGGCCACAAGAGCCACGCCATCGACTCGGGCCTGCCTGTGGTGGCTCTGCTCCCCCCCGAGCGCGCGCTGCAGTACGCCAATGGGGGCGACGAGCACGGCATCCTGCGCGCGAACGACGCCAAGGCGCGCCTGCCCGCCATCGGCCGCATGCTGTGGCTGATTCCGGGCCATTGCGACCCGACGGTCAACCTGCACGACTTCATGATCGGCGTGCGGGGCGGCCTCGCCCACGGCGTGGTCGAGCGCATCATCACCGTGGACGCGCGCGGCGCGCTGACCTGA
- the ruvB gene encoding Holliday junction branch migration DNA helicase RuvB, whose translation MSIQTDDFAPVPPPKRVVSAAPASPQEEALERALRPKLLQEYVGQAKAREQLEIFIGAAKKRSEALDHVLLFGPPGLGKTTLSHIIAAELGVNLRQTSGPVLEKPKDLAALLTNLEKNDVLFIDEIHRLSPVVEEILYPALEDYQIDIMIGEGPAARSIKLDLQPFTLVGATTRAGMLTNPLRDRFGIVARLEFYTPDELARIVMRSAGLLNAPIDPEGGFEIARRSRGTPRIANRLLRRVRDYADVKGDGRITLDIAQRALTMLDVDPQGFDVMDRKLLEAVIHRFDGGPVGLDNIAASIGEESGTIEDVIEPYLIQQGYLQRTPRGRVATLAAFRHLGVTPPRTGGQDLFAT comes from the coding sequence ATGAGCATTCAGACCGACGATTTCGCTCCCGTTCCCCCTCCGAAGCGCGTGGTGTCCGCCGCACCGGCCTCCCCGCAGGAGGAGGCGCTGGAGCGTGCCCTGCGCCCCAAGCTGCTGCAGGAGTACGTGGGCCAGGCCAAGGCCCGGGAGCAGCTGGAGATCTTCATCGGCGCCGCGAAGAAGCGGTCTGAGGCGCTAGACCACGTCCTGCTTTTCGGGCCACCGGGTCTGGGCAAGACCACGCTCAGCCACATCATCGCGGCCGAGCTGGGGGTGAACCTGCGCCAGACCAGCGGCCCGGTGCTGGAAAAGCCCAAGGACCTGGCGGCGCTGCTGACCAACCTGGAAAAGAACGACGTTCTCTTCATCGACGAGATTCACCGCCTCTCGCCCGTGGTTGAGGAAATCCTCTACCCCGCGCTGGAGGACTACCAGATCGACATCATGATTGGCGAGGGGCCGGCCGCGCGCAGCATCAAGCTGGACCTGCAGCCCTTTACCCTGGTGGGGGCCACCACCAGGGCCGGCATGCTCACCAACCCGCTGCGCGACCGCTTCGGCATCGTCGCGCGGCTGGAGTTCTACACGCCGGACGAGCTGGCGCGCATCGTGATGCGCAGTGCCGGCCTGCTGAACGCGCCCATCGACCCGGAGGGCGGCTTCGAGATCGCCCGCCGCTCGCGCGGCACGCCCCGCATCGCCAACCGCCTGCTGCGCCGCGTGCGTGACTACGCCGATGTGAAGGGTGATGGACGCATCACGCTCGATATCGCCCAGCGCGCGCTCACCATGCTCGACGTGGACCCGCAGGGCTTCGATGTGATGGACCGCAAGCTGCTGGAGGCGGTGATCCACCGCTTCGACGGCGGGCCGGTCGGACTGGACAACATCGCCGCCAGCATCGGTGAGGAGTCCGGCACCATCGAGGACGTGATCGAGCCTTACCTCATCCAGCAGGGCTATCTGCAGCGCACTCCGCGCGGGCGCGTGGCCACGCTGGCGGCCTTCCGGCACCTGGGGGTGACGCCGCCGCGCACGGGCGGGCAGGACCTGTTCGCGACCTGA
- a CDS encoding trypsin-like peptidase domain-containing protein, translating into MGTSLLAAALLTACGGGNDEGGSAPAAGSGTASVRPQVTQVEPYEQPATALQDVVRTKVRSLTAAEQIQPARIALGPWGQTKVDSSPSSSTPGAFVPMQIGAARAVAATATANDMQRQLQWRPSVAGGLVAAVSVDAEGAHGLRLGLLVTQLPGSAIVRVYSQFRPTVVQELSGQEVLQIIDRNLQSGNTTDAARTWWTPDTGGSETTLEIELPTGTPASALQVAIPLVSHMFVDLSRYQDGDLVTKEVGDSNSCELDVMCYSESNSMRNAVARMTFVQDGSGYLCTGTLINDSSSSGTPYFLTANHCISSQTVASTLQTDWFFRASSCNSLFAAGNTVRRTGGATLLYATSATDTSFMRLNDTPPAGAVFAGWKASGSALNSTAIGVHHPKGDLLKISFGQISATLNCQSSGGTGISCSMASGLQGSYYYVSWSRGTTEGGSSGSGLFQGNYLIGTLYGGSSAVSCSKSTASSYGRFDLPYQSALSQWLAPAGPLSAPRNAVYRFYNQASGAHFFTASAQERDNVLSTLPSFNYEGVAFYVYGSPTVGQASVFRFYNTQTGTHFYTISPDERDYVQGTLPSFQYEGMSWYAQTVANSSSIPIYRFYNQRTGVHFYTVSASERDFVIANYATFKYEGIAYNAWSSSL; encoded by the coding sequence GTGGGCACCTCCCTGTTGGCCGCTGCGCTGCTGACCGCATGCGGAGGCGGAAACGACGAGGGCGGGAGCGCTCCGGCGGCAGGCTCCGGCACGGCATCCGTTCGTCCGCAGGTGACCCAGGTCGAACCCTACGAGCAGCCTGCGACCGCCTTACAGGATGTCGTGCGAACAAAGGTGAGGTCCTTGACGGCGGCCGAGCAGATTCAGCCCGCGCGTATTGCCCTGGGCCCCTGGGGGCAGACCAAGGTCGACAGTTCCCCATCGTCCTCGACCCCCGGCGCGTTCGTGCCGATGCAGATTGGCGCAGCGCGCGCCGTGGCTGCAACGGCCACCGCGAACGACATGCAACGGCAGCTGCAGTGGCGTCCGTCTGTGGCCGGTGGCTTGGTGGCTGCTGTCAGCGTAGATGCCGAAGGCGCGCATGGCCTGCGCCTGGGCCTGCTGGTCACGCAGTTGCCGGGCAGCGCGATCGTACGCGTTTACAGCCAGTTTCGGCCCACCGTCGTGCAGGAGCTGTCGGGGCAGGAGGTGCTTCAGATCATCGACCGCAACCTGCAGTCCGGCAATACCACCGATGCCGCGCGCACGTGGTGGACCCCTGACACCGGCGGCAGCGAAACCACGCTCGAAATCGAGCTGCCAACTGGTACCCCAGCCAGCGCGTTGCAGGTCGCCATCCCGCTGGTGTCGCACATGTTCGTCGATCTGTCCCGGTATCAGGATGGCGATCTGGTCACCAAAGAGGTCGGCGACTCCAACAGCTGTGAACTCGATGTCATGTGCTACTCCGAATCGAACAGTATGCGTAACGCCGTCGCACGAATGACGTTCGTCCAAGACGGCAGCGGCTATCTCTGCACAGGCACGTTGATCAACGACAGCAGTTCATCCGGCACCCCGTACTTCCTCACGGCGAACCACTGCATCTCGAGCCAGACGGTGGCGTCCACTCTGCAGACCGATTGGTTCTTTCGCGCGTCCTCGTGCAACAGCCTTTTCGCGGCTGGCAACACGGTGCGCCGCACGGGTGGCGCCACACTGCTGTACGCCACCTCTGCCACGGACACATCGTTCATGCGGCTGAACGATACGCCGCCGGCGGGTGCCGTCTTCGCGGGCTGGAAAGCCAGCGGAAGTGCGCTCAACAGCACTGCCATCGGCGTGCATCATCCCAAGGGCGACCTGCTCAAAATCAGCTTTGGACAGATCAGTGCCACGCTGAATTGCCAGAGCTCGGGTGGCACGGGTATCTCCTGCAGCATGGCTTCAGGGCTGCAGGGCAGCTACTACTATGTGTCGTGGTCGCGGGGCACGACGGAAGGCGGCAGCAGCGGCTCGGGTCTGTTTCAGGGCAACTATCTGATCGGAACGCTCTACGGCGGCAGCAGCGCAGTATCCTGCAGCAAATCGACGGCCTCCAGCTATGGCCGCTTCGACCTGCCTTACCAGTCCGCACTGAGCCAGTGGCTGGCACCGGCCGGCCCTCTCAGCGCACCACGTAATGCCGTCTATCGCTTCTATAACCAAGCGAGTGGGGCGCACTTCTTCACGGCCAGCGCGCAGGAACGCGACAACGTTCTGAGCACCTTGCCTTCATTTAACTACGAAGGCGTGGCTTTCTACGTATATGGGTCACCTACCGTGGGGCAGGCGTCTGTCTTTCGCTTCTATAACACGCAAACCGGAACGCACTTCTACACCATCAGTCCCGATGAGCGGGACTATGTACAAGGGACGCTCCCTTCATTCCAATATGAAGGCATGAGTTGGTATGCGCAGACTGTTGCAAATAGCAGTTCGATTCCTATCTATCGCTTCTACAACCAACGCACCGGCGTACATTTCTATACCGTTAGTGCCTCAGAGCGCGATTTCGTAATCGCCAACTACGCCACATTCAAGTACGAAGGCATCGCCTACAACGCCTGGTCCAGCAGCCTTTGA
- a CDS encoding trypsin-like serine protease: MAAHTYWSPDFGSSATTLEVEIPAGASPAAVRLAVPRVSHFTLDPAVAEGAFTTKVGESASCNVDVTCKPEFSSESRSVARMIYTREDGNSYLCTGTLLNDASSSGTPYFLTADHCISSQVVASTLTTDWFYRSPTCNVSAVNPAAVRLNGGATLLYATATTDTSFLRLNSPPPAGVVYAGSYFGGVPLQTPVAGVHHPSGDLQKVSQGTVRFYSTCTSNTCQSSTSDTGTFITTAWQEGTTEGGSSGSALFMGIGSRRYVSGQLLGGTASCANPGGLDQYGRFDQPYRATLRQWLNP; the protein is encoded by the coding sequence GTGGCCGCGCACACGTACTGGAGCCCTGACTTCGGCAGCAGCGCCACCACGCTGGAGGTCGAGATACCTGCCGGCGCCTCCCCGGCCGCCGTGCGGCTGGCGGTGCCGCGTGTGTCGCACTTCACGCTCGACCCCGCGGTGGCCGAGGGCGCTTTCACCACCAAGGTGGGCGAGTCTGCCTCCTGCAACGTCGACGTGACCTGCAAACCTGAGTTCAGCAGCGAAAGCCGTTCCGTGGCACGCATGATCTACACCCGCGAAGACGGCAACTCGTATTTGTGCACCGGCACGCTGTTGAACGATGCCAGTTCCTCCGGCACCCCCTACTTCCTGACCGCCGACCACTGCATCTCCAGCCAGGTGGTGGCATCCACGCTCACGACCGATTGGTTCTACCGCTCTCCCACCTGCAATGTGAGTGCGGTGAATCCGGCTGCCGTTCGACTCAACGGAGGCGCCACGCTGCTGTACGCCACGGCCACGACGGACACCTCTTTCCTGCGGCTCAACAGCCCGCCGCCCGCTGGCGTGGTGTATGCCGGTTCGTACTTCGGCGGTGTGCCCCTGCAAACGCCGGTGGCTGGCGTGCACCATCCCAGCGGCGACCTGCAAAAGGTCAGCCAGGGCACGGTGCGCTTCTACAGCACCTGCACGTCGAACACCTGCCAGTCCAGCACATCCGATACCGGCACGTTCATCACCACGGCTTGGCAGGAAGGTACGACCGAAGGCGGCAGCAGCGGCTCTGCGCTGTTCATGGGGATCGGCAGCCGCCGCTACGTTTCCGGCCAGCTGCTGGGCGGAACGGCGAGTTGCGCCAATCCCGGCGGCCTGGACCAATACGGCCGTTTCGACCAACCCTACCGCGCCACCCTGCGGCAGTGGCTGAACCCCTGA
- the ruvA gene encoding Holliday junction branch migration protein RuvA, whose translation MIGKLTGTLLEKNPPEVLLDCHGVGYEVQVPMSTFYNLPVVGERVALLTHFIVREDAQLLYGFATHTERQAFRELIKISGVGPRTALSILSGMGVADLAQAVTLQEAGRLVKVPGIGKKTAERLLLELKGKLGADIGAPAHAASDAQADILQALLALGYNDKEAAAALKALPKDVGVSEGIKLALKALAK comes from the coding sequence ATGATAGGCAAATTGACCGGCACCCTGCTGGAGAAGAACCCGCCCGAGGTGCTGCTGGATTGCCATGGCGTGGGATATGAGGTGCAGGTGCCGATGAGCACGTTCTACAACCTGCCCGTCGTGGGCGAGCGCGTGGCGCTGCTCACCCACTTCATCGTGCGGGAGGATGCACAGCTGCTCTACGGCTTTGCTACGCACACCGAGCGGCAGGCCTTCCGCGAACTCATCAAGATCAGCGGCGTGGGCCCGCGCACGGCGCTGTCCATTCTGTCGGGCATGGGCGTGGCCGACCTGGCCCAGGCCGTCACGCTTCAGGAGGCCGGCCGGCTGGTGAAGGTGCCCGGCATCGGTAAAAAGACCGCCGAGCGCCTGCTGCTGGAACTCAAGGGCAAACTGGGCGCTGACATCGGCGCCCCGGCCCACGCTGCCAGCGACGCCCAGGCCGATATCCTGCAGGCCTTGCTGGCCCTGGGTTACAACGACAAGGAGGCCGCCGCCGCCCTGAAGGCCCTGCCCAAGGACGTCGGCGTGAGCGAGGGGATCAAGCTGGCGCTGAAGGCGCTGGCGAAGTGA
- a CDS encoding PhoH family protein — MILRHTFTPHNNTRLSHLCGPADAHLRTIETALQVRIAHRHEQFKVDGPKAKATQAMELLQALYEMADHAISEDHLQLMLAGDSALVEAPEGAVVLNTRRADLRARTPTQNVYLDNIASHDITFGIGPAGTGKTYLAVACAVDALERSSVQRIVLTRPAVEAGERLGFLPGDLTQKVDPYLRPLYDALYDLMGYDKVQKAFERNALEIAPLAFMRGRTLNNAFIILDEAQNTTPEQMKMFLTRIGFGAKAVVTGDVSQIDLPKGAMSGLIDAERVLKRVKGIAVTRFTTADVVRHPLVARIVDAYDARKGTTP, encoded by the coding sequence GTGATCCTGCGCCACACTTTCACCCCCCATAACAACACGCGACTGTCCCACCTGTGCGGGCCGGCGGACGCCCATCTGCGCACCATCGAGACGGCGCTGCAGGTGCGCATCGCCCACCGGCACGAGCAGTTCAAGGTCGACGGCCCCAAGGCCAAGGCGACCCAGGCGATGGAGCTGCTGCAGGCGCTGTACGAAATGGCCGACCACGCCATTTCCGAGGACCACCTGCAGCTCATGCTGGCCGGCGACAGCGCCCTGGTGGAGGCGCCGGAGGGCGCGGTGGTGCTGAACACGCGCCGGGCGGACCTGCGGGCCCGCACGCCCACGCAGAACGTCTACCTGGACAACATCGCCAGCCACGACATCACCTTCGGCATCGGCCCCGCCGGGACCGGCAAGACCTACTTGGCGGTCGCCTGCGCAGTCGATGCGCTGGAGCGCAGCAGCGTGCAGCGCATCGTGCTCACGCGCCCGGCCGTGGAGGCCGGCGAGCGCCTGGGCTTCCTGCCGGGCGACCTGACGCAGAAGGTGGACCCCTACCTGCGACCCCTGTACGACGCGCTGTACGACCTGATGGGTTACGACAAGGTGCAGAAGGCGTTCGAGCGCAACGCGCTCGAGATCGCCCCGCTGGCCTTCATGCGCGGGCGCACGCTCAACAACGCCTTCATCATCCTGGACGAGGCGCAGAACACCACGCCCGAGCAGATGAAGATGTTCCTCACGCGGATCGGTTTCGGCGCCAAGGCCGTGGTGACGGGCGACGTGAGCCAGATCGACCTGCCCAAGGGCGCGATGAGCGGCCTGATCGACGCCGAGCGCGTGCTCAAGCGCGTCAAGGGCATCGCCGTCACGCGCTTCACCACGGCGGACGTGGTGCGCCACCCGCTGGTGGCGCGCATCGTGGACGCCTATGACGCCAGGAAGGGCACAACCCCCTGA
- the ybeY gene encoding rRNA maturation RNase YbeY — MALNRLSLSLQFARFDGVAEHRSALPRHAAARYIRHALATDAEITVRIVDAEEGQALNREYRKKDYATNVLTFDYSQEPVVTADLVLCAPVVAREAKEQNKSLQEHYAHLLVHGTLHAQGWDHETSEADADEMEAYETAIMQELGFADPYAT, encoded by the coding sequence ATGGCTCTGAATCGCCTTTCGCTCTCGTTGCAATTCGCCCGCTTCGACGGCGTGGCCGAGCACCGCTCCGCCCTGCCCCGCCACGCCGCGGCGCGCTACATCCGCCACGCGCTGGCGACGGACGCGGAGATCACCGTGCGCATCGTGGACGCCGAAGAGGGACAGGCGCTGAACCGCGAGTACCGCAAGAAGGACTACGCCACCAACGTGCTGACCTTCGACTACAGCCAGGAGCCGGTGGTGACGGCCGACCTGGTGCTCTGCGCCCCCGTGGTCGCACGCGAGGCGAAGGAGCAGAACAAGTCCCTGCAGGAGCACTATGCCCACCTGCTGGTGCACGGCACGCTGCACGCCCAGGGCTGGGACCACGAGACCAGCGAAGCCGACGCCGACGAGATGGAAGCCTACGAGACGGCGATCATGCAAGAGCTGGGCTTCGCCGACCCGTACGCCACCTAG
- a CDS encoding tripartite tricarboxylate transporter substrate-binding protein: MPKLQKQLPCDVRRDVVPVVSLGQVDFVRVGHPRHGLRTVQDFTAAARAQPGRFDDPSAGRGSRRHPGMEERA, encoded by the coding sequence ATGCCCAAGCTGCAAAAGCAGTTGCCCTGCGACGTGCGGCGCGACGTCGTGCCGGTGGTCTCCCTCGGGCAGGTGGACTTCGTGCGGGTCGGCCATCCGCGCCATGGCTTGCGCACGGTGCAAGATTTCACCGCCGCGGCGCGCGCGCAGCCCGGGCGCTTCGATGACCCGTCGGCCGGCAGGGGCAGCAGACGGCACCCCGGCATGGAGGAGCGTGCCTGA
- the dtd gene encoding D-aminoacyl-tRNA deacylase, whose amino-acid sequence MMSVLQRVREACVEVDGEVVGRIGPGLLVLLCAERGDTEAEADRLLAKLLKLRIFADSAGKMNQSVQDVGGGLLLVSQFTLAADTRGGNRPSFTSAAAPDEGRRLYDYVVAQARAAHPVVATGRFAADMQVHLVNDGPVTIPLNIAPVGGKNYQK is encoded by the coding sequence ATGATGAGCGTGTTGCAGCGCGTGCGCGAAGCATGTGTCGAGGTCGATGGCGAGGTCGTCGGGCGCATCGGCCCGGGGCTGCTGGTGCTGTTGTGCGCCGAACGCGGCGATACCGAGGCCGAGGCCGACCGGCTGTTGGCCAAGCTGCTCAAGCTGCGCATCTTTGCGGACAGCGCCGGCAAGATGAACCAGAGCGTGCAGGACGTGGGCGGCGGCCTGCTGCTGGTAAGCCAGTTCACCCTGGCCGCCGACACGCGCGGCGGCAACCGCCCCAGTTTCACCAGCGCCGCAGCGCCCGACGAGGGCCGAAGGCTGTACGACTACGTCGTGGCCCAGGCCCGCGCTGCGCACCCGGTGGTGGCGACCGGCCGCTTTGCCGCGGACATGCAGGTGCATCTGGTCAACGACGGGCCGGTGACCATTCCGCTGAACATCGCGCCTGTGGGTGGAAAGAACTATCAAAAATGA
- a CDS encoding cation diffusion facilitator family transporter: MTLAPRTLLWMSVGVAVVTIALKGAAWLLTGSVGLLSDALESFVNLAGAVFALVMVTIAQRPADEDHPFGHHKAEYFSSGFEGILVVGAAVAIFWAAALRLAQPQPLEQVGWGLALSVASSVLNGALAWLMLRSARTHRSIALEADARHLLTDVWTSAGVVAGIAAVAATGWLWLDAVVAMGVALNILREGARMVWRAAQGLMDEAMEPQELEAVHAVLDGFARQQRPGQDGGAAGAPLRFDHLATRRAGQRRYAALHMHVPAHWTLGRAAQLRGEVEAALMQAVPGLRTTIELLPTQVEAYLDTPEDSTP, from the coding sequence ATGACCCTGGCGCCCCGTACGCTTCTGTGGATGTCGGTCGGCGTGGCCGTCGTCACCATCGCGCTCAAGGGCGCCGCCTGGCTGCTCACCGGATCGGTCGGCCTGCTGTCCGATGCGCTGGAGTCCTTCGTCAACCTGGCGGGGGCGGTATTCGCCCTCGTCATGGTGACCATCGCGCAGCGGCCGGCGGATGAAGACCACCCGTTCGGCCACCACAAGGCCGAGTACTTCTCTTCGGGCTTCGAGGGCATCCTGGTGGTGGGCGCGGCGGTCGCCATCTTCTGGGCCGCCGCGCTGCGCCTGGCGCAGCCGCAGCCCCTCGAGCAGGTGGGTTGGGGGCTGGCGCTGTCGGTGGCGAGTTCGGTCCTCAACGGCGCGCTGGCGTGGCTCATGCTGCGCTCCGCGCGCACGCACCGCTCCATCGCCCTGGAGGCCGACGCACGCCATCTGCTCACCGATGTGTGGACCTCCGCAGGCGTGGTGGCCGGCATCGCAGCGGTCGCGGCGACCGGCTGGCTGTGGCTGGATGCGGTGGTGGCGATGGGCGTGGCGCTGAACATCCTGCGCGAGGGCGCCCGCATGGTGTGGCGCGCAGCGCAGGGCCTGATGGATGAGGCCATGGAGCCGCAGGAACTGGAAGCGGTGCACGCCGTGCTGGACGGATTCGCTCGGCAGCAGCGTCCAGGGCAGGACGGCGGCGCCGCCGGCGCACCGCTACGGTTCGACCACCTGGCCACGCGCCGGGCGGGCCAGCGCCGCTATGCCGCGCTGCACATGCATGTGCCGGCGCACTGGACGCTGGGCCGCGCCGCCCAGCTGCGCGGCGAGGTCGAGGCCGCGCTCATGCAGGCCGTGCCCGGCCTGCGCACCACGATCGAGCTGCTCCCCACCCAGGTCGAGGCCTATCTGGATACACCGGAGGATTCCACCCCATGA